From Variimorphobacter saccharofermentans, one genomic window encodes:
- a CDS encoding ABC transporter substrate binding protein, which yields MLGKGRRLLKVAVIVIILFLSVHLSQKMYAEEESNSIKILVLNSYSQDFTWTDEQTEGIKDKLEDYDTNISLFVEYMDCKNYPTKENLDYLFDYYKFKYQNKKIDIIIATDDAALQFALENRAKIFSDAPIVFCGVNQEGVDTITKGYDRVTGVLEVIDPTETLKIAKNINPSLKTIYILYDNSDSGLSTGNIVANAIKKYDSNIEIIEWNNLTYEEVIREASELNDKNSIIMICTYFSDVNNKIIKMDDITREISEISKVPLYYLYDFGLNNGIIGGSLQSGRLQGENAAAMAISIIEGKDPNNMPVFIADTTRTVFDYNQILRFDIPLNALPKNSELINKPFSFYETYKPLVLGVTAAFFVLLIFASSLLFYIYKIQKMKQKLSESHEELTQLYKELSASDEAMKLQYDEITKINEKIRLSEEKLTYLAYHDSITGLPNKLSLYEHAKYIFEAENKKAGLLFIDIDNFKYVNDTLGHAFGDKLIVNVSDRLTALLKENCSLYRLSGDEFIIILNNIDNKKQAEEYASFLLTNFLKDFDSLGSNLHVSLSIGIALYPDHSNELEQLLKYADIAMYHVKEAGRKNYMVYDQTMNEAFTERVAIEKHLQNAFDNNEFQVYYQPQLDIRTNKISGFEALLRWNSPVLGSVSPLKFIKVAEDTHFIIPLGKLVLQNACDFLKRLKENGYSDLTVSVNISILQLLQADFIDFVNETLSIYQIEPELLELEITESILIESFEIVTPRLQILRDNKVKIALDDFGKGYSSLSYLKQLPITTLKVDKTFIDYIVGQNEDDFVGHIISIGKNMGMCVIAEGVEHQNQLDYLIRHDCDKIQGFLFSRPIPENKIYELLDSQVPPYCQ from the coding sequence ATGTTAGGAAAAGGGAGAAGACTATTAAAAGTAGCTGTCATCGTTATAATTTTATTTCTTAGTGTACATTTATCACAGAAGATGTATGCAGAGGAAGAAAGTAACTCTATAAAAATACTTGTATTAAACTCATACTCTCAGGACTTTACATGGACGGATGAACAGACAGAAGGTATCAAGGATAAATTAGAGGATTACGATACTAATATTTCTCTTTTCGTAGAATATATGGACTGCAAAAATTATCCTACGAAAGAAAACCTTGATTATCTGTTCGACTATTATAAGTTTAAGTATCAAAATAAGAAAATAGATATCATAATAGCTACAGACGATGCTGCACTTCAATTTGCCTTGGAAAATAGAGCTAAGATTTTTTCAGATGCTCCCATTGTGTTTTGCGGAGTTAATCAGGAAGGTGTGGATACGATTACCAAAGGATATGATAGAGTTACTGGTGTGCTTGAAGTAATCGACCCTACGGAAACATTAAAGATTGCAAAAAATATTAATCCCTCATTAAAGACTATTTATATACTGTATGATAATTCAGATAGTGGTTTATCTACTGGAAATATTGTTGCTAATGCCATAAAAAAGTATGATTCTAATATAGAAATTATTGAGTGGAATAATTTAACGTATGAGGAAGTGATACGTGAGGCCAGCGAATTAAATGATAAAAACAGCATAATTATGATATGTACCTATTTTAGCGATGTAAATAATAAAATCATTAAAATGGATGATATAACCAGAGAGATCTCTGAGATAAGTAAAGTACCGCTATACTACTTATATGATTTCGGATTAAATAACGGAATTATTGGTGGTTCATTACAAAGTGGCAGACTACAGGGAGAAAATGCTGCAGCAATGGCAATTAGCATTATTGAAGGTAAAGATCCAAATAATATGCCTGTTTTCATCGCCGATACTACTCGAACCGTGTTTGATTATAATCAGATATTAAGGTTTGATATCCCTCTTAATGCTTTGCCTAAAAATAGTGAGCTAATTAATAAACCCTTTTCTTTTTATGAGACATATAAACCTTTAGTCTTAGGTGTAACTGCTGCATTTTTTGTCTTGCTTATATTTGCAAGTAGCTTGCTCTTCTATATCTATAAAATACAGAAAATGAAGCAAAAACTATCTGAGAGTCATGAAGAGCTAACGCAGCTTTATAAAGAGCTGTCTGCTTCTGATGAAGCAATGAAGCTTCAGTACGATGAAATAACAAAAATAAATGAGAAAATAAGACTAAGTGAAGAAAAACTGACATACCTCGCTTACCACGATTCCATTACCGGACTACCGAATAAACTCTCTCTGTACGAACACGCTAAGTATATTTTTGAAGCAGAGAACAAAAAAGCAGGTTTATTATTCATTGATATAGATAATTTTAAATATGTCAATGATACCTTAGGACATGCTTTTGGTGATAAATTAATTGTTAATGTAAGTGATCGATTAACAGCTTTACTAAAAGAAAACTGCTCTTTATATCGATTAAGCGGAGACGAATTTATCATTATATTAAATAATATTGATAACAAAAAGCAGGCGGAAGAATATGCTTCCTTTCTGCTTACGAATTTTTTAAAGGATTTTGATAGTTTAGGCAGTAATCTTCATGTTAGCCTAAGTATAGGTATCGCTTTGTACCCGGATCATAGTAATGAATTAGAACAGTTATTAAAGTATGCTGATATCGCTATGTACCATGTTAAGGAAGCCGGAAGAAAAAATTATATGGTATATGATCAAACGATGAACGAAGCATTTACTGAAAGGGTAGCGATAGAGAAACATTTACAGAATGCATTTGATAATAATGAATTTCAAGTTTATTATCAACCACAATTGGATATTAGAACGAATAAAATTAGTGGATTTGAAGCATTACTTCGATGGAATAGTCCTGTTCTAGGCTCTGTATCTCCATTAAAATTCATCAAAGTAGCGGAAGATACACATTTTATAATTCCATTAGGAAAATTAGTCTTGCAAAATGCATGTGATTTTTTAAAACGATTAAAGGAAAACGGGTATTCAGACTTGACCGTATCCGTTAATATATCAATACTTCAGCTTCTACAGGCAGACTTCATTGACTTCGTCAATGAAACCTTGAGTATATATCAAATAGAGCCAGAACTTCTTGAATTAGAAATTACGGAATCAATATTAATAGAATCATTCGAAATTGTTACACCAAGGTTGCAAATTTTACGTGATAACAAGGTCAAAATAGCATTGGATGATTTTGGTAAAGGATATTCCTCATTAAGTTATCTAAAGCAGTTACCGATTACCACATTGAAAGTAGACAAGACCTTTATTGATTATATTGTTGGTCAAAATGAAGATGATTTTGTCGGACATATCATTTCAATCGGAAAAAACATGGGAATGTGTGTTATCGCAGAAGGTGTGGAGCATCAAAATCAACTTGATTATTTAATTCGACATGATTGTGATAAAATTCAGGGATTTTTATTTAGCAGACCGATTCCGGAGAATAAGATATATGAACTGCTTGATAGTCAGGTACCACCATATTGCCAATAA
- the mgtE gene encoding magnesium transporter has translation MKELILNLIEQGKYADVREKIVHMNVVDIAQLFEELDHQKLIIVFRILPKEIASGVFSYIPNELQKFIIEYITDKEIKNILDELFFDDTIDFLEEMPSNIVKKVIKNTDEETRKLINQFLNYPEDSAGSIMTIEFVDLKKEMSVRQAIQHIKETGVDKETINTCYVIDNKRKLEGVISIRKLILSEDSIILKDIMERDVVYINTYDDQEKIASLFKKYDFLSMPVVDQECRLVGIVTIDDIIDIIDQENTEDFQKMAAIQPSEKEYLKTSSLVLAKHRIIWLLILMISATITGRIIRKYDNVLQSVLVLTSFIPMLMDTGGNAGSQSSALIIRGLALGDINLKDVLKVLWKEIKVGFLVGLVLSSVNFIRLFCFEKTELLISVTVTITLFFTVLFAKVVGGILPIMAKKLRIDPAIMASPLITTIVDAVVLIIYFSIATWLLGI, from the coding sequence ATGAAAGAATTGATTCTTAATCTTATTGAGCAGGGTAAATATGCCGATGTAAGAGAAAAAATTGTACACATGAATGTAGTTGATATTGCACAACTTTTTGAAGAGTTAGATCATCAGAAACTTATAATAGTATTTAGGATACTGCCTAAAGAGATTGCATCAGGTGTTTTTTCTTATATACCTAATGAACTGCAAAAATTCATTATTGAGTATATTACAGATAAAGAAATTAAGAATATTCTGGATGAACTATTTTTTGATGATACAATTGACTTTTTAGAAGAAATGCCGTCAAACATAGTTAAGAAGGTTATTAAAAACACTGATGAAGAAACAAGGAAACTAATCAATCAATTTTTAAATTATCCTGAAGATTCAGCTGGCAGTATAATGACAATAGAGTTTGTTGATCTGAAAAAGGAAATGAGTGTAAGACAAGCAATACAGCATATCAAGGAAACAGGGGTAGACAAGGAAACAATTAATACTTGTTATGTTATTGATAACAAAAGAAAGCTTGAAGGAGTCATATCAATAAGAAAATTAATATTAAGTGAAGATTCAATAATATTGAAGGACATAATGGAAAGAGATGTTGTATATATAAACACTTATGATGATCAGGAAAAAATTGCATCGTTATTTAAAAAATATGACTTCCTGTCAATGCCAGTAGTTGATCAGGAATGCAGATTAGTTGGAATAGTGACAATAGATGACATTATAGATATTATAGATCAGGAAAATACTGAAGATTTTCAGAAGATGGCTGCAATACAGCCTTCAGAAAAAGAATACTTGAAAACTAGTTCACTGGTATTAGCAAAGCATAGGATAATCTGGCTCTTAATCTTAATGATTTCTGCAACTATTACTGGAAGAATTATTAGAAAATATGATAATGTATTACAGTCGGTTTTGGTACTTACATCATTTATTCCAATGCTCATGGACACAGGTGGAAATGCGGGCTCTCAATCATCAGCCCTCATAATAAGAGGATTAGCATTAGGGGATATAAATCTAAAGGATGTTTTAAAAGTTCTTTGGAAGGAGATCAAAGTAGGCTTCCTTGTTGGCTTAGTTTTATCTTCTGTTAATTTTATTAGATTATTTTGTTTTGAAAAGACAGAATTGTTAATATCTGTTACTGTAACTATCACCTTGTTTTTTACAGTTTTATTTGCAAAAGTTGTAGGTGGGATATTACCAATTATGGCTAAAAAACTAAGAATCGATCCTGCAATTATGGCAAGCCCATTGATAACTACTATTGTTGATGCTGTAGTTCTTATTATCTATTTCTCAATTGCTACTTGGTTATTAGGCATATAA
- a CDS encoding MBL fold metallo-hydrolase: protein MINIGNRIANNYLLLTPKGWLAIDTGYPGGFRRFVNGLAAHSIDISDINYIFLTHAHDDHAGFLGELMNATDAQLIVHTHFVERLLSGHNQRIGGCSGVLAKVFVESMRLVGKGKHEFPAIDVSKQATIWDGTTQPLMEQDIPLKILALPGHTSDSIGLLSEDGELFCGDAAMNGFPSVNRNIIWIENLDDYCNSWDIMIKAKARVIYPSHGKPFSSADLDKYRPYLQKIVLR from the coding sequence ATGATTAATATTGGAAATAGGATAGCAAATAATTATCTTTTACTGACGCCAAAAGGATGGCTTGCTATTGATACCGGGTATCCTGGAGGTTTTAGAAGATTTGTCAATGGACTTGCTGCTCATTCAATTGACATTTCAGACATAAATTATATCTTTTTAACTCATGCTCATGATGATCATGCGGGTTTTCTCGGAGAATTAATGAATGCAACGGATGCACAGTTGATTGTTCATACTCATTTCGTGGAAAGGCTATTGAGCGGTCATAATCAACGGATAGGAGGTTGCTCCGGGGTATTGGCAAAAGTCTTTGTAGAAAGTATGCGTCTTGTTGGCAAAGGGAAGCATGAGTTTCCAGCGATAGATGTGTCTAAGCAGGCAACTATTTGGGATGGTACCACTCAACCGTTAATGGAACAGGATATCCCTTTAAAAATACTGGCACTTCCGGGTCATACATCAGATTCCATTGGCCTTTTATCTGAAGATGGTGAGTTATTCTGTGGAGATGCAGCAATGAATGGTTTCCCAAGTGTAAATCGGAATATAATATGGATTGAAAATCTGGATGATTATTGCAATTCATGGGATATAATGATTAAAGCGAAAGCCAGGGTCATATATCCTTCACATGGGAAGCCTTTTTCTTCGGCGGACTTGGATAAGTATCGCCCGTATTTACAAAAAATTGTTTTACGTTAG
- a CDS encoding GNAT family N-acetyltransferase, with amino-acid sequence MIRKFEESDLESCARILMSVYNNETWECFWSFEKAKEYLKEIIDFKNFIGFTLLIDNEVKGAILCREKTWWNNNEIFVEEMFVSPEQQGNGYGTALLNTVEGYIKERGLAGFTLTTNRYSQAPGFYHKNGFCDGEHVLFMYKVI; translated from the coding sequence ATGATAAGAAAATTTGAGGAATCGGACTTAGAGTCATGTGCAAGAATACTCATGTCGGTCTACAATAATGAAACATGGGAATGCTTTTGGTCTTTTGAGAAAGCAAAGGAATATCTCAAAGAAATTATCGATTTTAAAAACTTTATTGGCTTTACTTTGCTAATTGATAATGAAGTAAAAGGTGCGATACTTTGCCGTGAAAAAACATGGTGGAACAACAACGAAATATTTGTTGAGGAGATGTTTGTATCACCTGAGCAGCAAGGAAATGGATATGGAACCGCTCTTTTGAATACAGTTGAAGGCTACATAAAAGAAAGAGGATTAGCTGGATTTACTTTAACTACGAATCGTTATTCGCAAGCGCCAGGTTTTTATCATAAAAACGGTTTCTGTGACGGAGAGCATGTTCTGTTTATGTACAAAGTAATCTAA
- a CDS encoding helix-turn-helix domain-containing protein: MSFASDFESAIEYIEENLAGDIDLNTAAKKTKCSSYHFQRMFSSLIGIPLSEYIRRRRLTLAAFELQNSDTKITDIALKYGYETHSSFTRAFQLMHGVTPSKVRANRVPLMAYPPISFQFILNGGEAMQYQIVETPSFKLFGMDAVPIDDWDPKKFAEHADRVIENGSHDATNIAAGFPGKAREMVAKGEWDVSNIHLLHAIHFWDEAGNKYFMYGWEMPDTGVSEQFIILDVPLTTWVIVTIPLDGDRSVIVKCYNDLYVNWFPTSGYEQAPGRPVIEKYDNKKAELWIPIIKKQ, from the coding sequence ATGTCATTTGCATCTGATTTTGAAAGTGCGATTGAATACATCGAAGAAAATCTGGCCGGTGATATTGATTTGAATACAGCGGCTAAAAAAACGAAATGCTCATCATATCATTTCCAAAGGATGTTTTCCTCTCTAATTGGTATTCCATTATCTGAATACATCCGCAGAAGAAGGTTAACATTAGCTGCCTTTGAGCTTCAGAATTCTGATACGAAGATTACAGATATCGCATTGAAGTATGGTTATGAAACACATTCCTCTTTCACTCGCGCTTTTCAGTTGATGCATGGTGTGACGCCGTCAAAAGTGCGCGCAAATCGCGTTCCACTCATGGCATACCCGCCGATCTCTTTTCAATTTATTCTAAACGGGGGTGAAGCGATGCAATATCAAATAGTTGAAACACCGTCCTTTAAATTGTTTGGAATGGATGCTGTTCCGATAGACGATTGGGATCCTAAAAAGTTTGCCGAACATGCAGACAGAGTAATTGAAAATGGCAGCCATGATGCAACGAATATTGCAGCTGGATTTCCAGGTAAAGCACGGGAAATGGTAGCAAAAGGTGAGTGGGATGTTTCAAATATACACTTACTTCATGCTATTCATTTCTGGGACGAAGCAGGGAACAAATACTTCATGTATGGATGGGAAATGCCGGATACGGGAGTAAGTGAACAGTTTATAATATTAGACGTACCGTTAACAACATGGGTTATTGTAACTATTCCACTTGATGGAGATCGTTCTGTAATAGTTAAATGTTACAATGATCTATATGTGAACTGGTTTCCGACATCTGGATATGAACAAGCACCAGGGCGTCCAGTCATTGAAAAATATGATAATAAAAAAGCGGAGCTTTGGATACCGATTATAAAGAAGCAATAA
- a CDS encoding aminoglycoside 6-adenylyltransferase has translation MNRANLCFSHYDNEDMISALISTYELFSETANIVANYCNYSYPYEADIYVGEILRQYMV, from the coding sequence TTGAACAGGGCAAATTTATGCTTTTCTCATTATGACAATGAGGATATGATTTCTGCGTTAATATCGACTTATGAGTTATTTAGTGAAACTGCGAATATAGTAGCCAATTATTGTAATTATTCTTATCCATATGAAGCAGATATATATGTTGGTGAAATTCTAAGACAATATATGGTTTGA
- a CDS encoding GNAT family N-acetyltransferase: MENEIPDKNLFMMCKKINTSALSKLTDEYHIRACRRKELGIWKGMPFDDRETAKEYEYFMTKYFEDVYKDKESLFFDKCLYVCDKNDTPIGTCFAWKAYDKITTIHWFKVVKSLEGLGIGRALLSFVMNDIKEMDYPVYLHTQPSSFRAIKLYSDFGFEILTDPIIGYRQNDFAECMPILKKYMLQKDYEKLRFAKAPKTFLEAAMSSKINEF, encoded by the coding sequence ATGGAAAATGAAATTCCGGATAAAAATTTATTTATGATGTGCAAAAAAATTAATACCAGTGCCCTATCAAAATTAACTGATGAGTATCATATTAGAGCATGTAGAAGAAAGGAATTAGGTATTTGGAAAGGGATGCCCTTTGATGACAGGGAAACCGCAAAAGAATATGAATACTTTATGACTAAATATTTCGAGGATGTCTATAAAGATAAGGAAAGCTTGTTTTTTGATAAGTGTTTATACGTTTGTGATAAAAATGATACTCCTATCGGAACATGTTTTGCATGGAAAGCTTATGATAAAATAACTACCATACACTGGTTTAAAGTTGTTAAAAGCCTTGAGGGATTAGGTATTGGGAGAGCATTACTTTCTTTTGTTATGAATGATATTAAAGAGATGGATTATCCCGTTTACCTCCATACACAGCCATCCAGCTTTCGTGCAATAAAATTATATTCCGATTTTGGTTTTGAAATTTTAACTGACCCAATCATAGGATATAGACAAAATGATTTTGCTGAATGTATGCCTATTCTAAAGAAATATATGCTACAAAAAGATTATGAAAAATTGCGGTTTGCTAAAGCTCCAAAGACTTTTCTCGAAGCAGCGATGTCATCAAAAATTAATGAATTTTAG
- a CDS encoding group II intron reverse transcriptase/maturase, which translates to MAAKIVIEPVFEADFQPCSYGFRPKRSAKQAMDKIFEVSDKGGALWVIDADIKDYFGSINHDKLLLLVRQRITDRRVLKLIKGCLKAGVLENGRYSESTLGAPQGGVISPLLSNIYLNYFDVYRNKAFGHLGELVRYADDFVILCKRLSHAEETFRAVKWIMEKLELTLHSEKTRLVDMYFGKDSFDFLGFNNRFQRFRNKNWQLYWTLQQIPSKKAMKKMRANIKEVFASPSKLLLSMEEMVKLLNPKIIGMRHYYTRRFTRPWLWKIDKYISFKFTRWYNRKKQRNYRLGNAANVRELTKQAGLASMCG; encoded by the coding sequence ATGGCGGCAAAGATAGTGATAGAGCCGGTGTTTGAAGCAGATTTTCAACCCTGTTCGTATGGATTTAGACCGAAACGAAGTGCTAAACAAGCAATGGACAAGATATTTGAAGTTTCCGACAAAGGTGGTGCACTATGGGTAATAGATGCTGACATAAAAGATTATTTTGGTAGCATCAATCATGATAAGCTACTTTTGTTGGTCAGACAAAGAATAACTGACCGTAGAGTGTTAAAGCTGATAAAAGGCTGCTTAAAAGCGGGAGTATTGGAAAACGGTAGGTACAGTGAAAGTACACTGGGAGCACCGCAGGGAGGAGTTATTTCTCCACTGTTATCCAACATATATCTGAATTATTTTGATGTGTATAGGAATAAAGCCTTTGGACATCTGGGGGAATTAGTGCGTTATGCAGATGATTTTGTGATATTGTGCAAGAGGTTATCTCATGCAGAAGAAACCTTTCGCGCTGTGAAGTGGATAATGGAAAAGCTGGAATTAACACTACATAGTGAGAAGACAAGGCTAGTTGATATGTATTTCGGAAAGGACAGTTTTGATTTTCTTGGCTTCAATAATAGATTTCAGCGTTTTAGAAATAAAAACTGGCAGTTGTATTGGACGCTACAACAGATACCGTCTAAGAAGGCTATGAAGAAAATGAGGGCTAACATAAAAGAGGTGTTTGCCAGTCCAAGCAAGCTGCTGTTAAGTATGGAAGAGATGGTGAAGCTACTCAATCCTAAAATTATTGGTATGAGACACTATTATACCAGAAGATTTACCAGACCATGGTTATGGAAGATAGATAAGTATATCAGTTTCAAGTTTACTCGGTGGTACAATCGGAAGAAACAACGCAATTATAGGCTAGGAAATGCAGCAAATGTCAGAGAATTGACAAAACAGGCAGGACTAGCAAGTATGTGCGGCTGA